From a region of the Actinomadura luzonensis genome:
- a CDS encoding beta-galactosidase, translating into MPDVIAYGGDWNPEQWPEETWRQDVALMREAGVNRVSVGIFSWSALEPAEGVYEFGWLDRALDLLAAAGIRANLATPTASPPPWFAAAYPEALPVDADGRRLHHGSRQAFCPSSPIYRDRALRIAERVATRYAEHPALALWHVHNEYGCHNARCWCDASAAAFRAWLRLRHGSLDELNDAWGTAFWSQRYGDWEEILPPRATPSFTNPGQQLDFRRFSSDALVELYTAERDLLRSVAPGVPVTTNLMAGAHWDMDCWAFAAELDVVSTDHYLVGARQEPHIDLAFAADYARSLNGGRPWLLMEHSTSAVNWQPRNLAKAPGELRRNSLQHLARGADGIMFFQWRQSRAGAEKWHSAMLPHAGPDTKIFREVTALGAELAGLGEVAGSRVRADVAILLDHASVWAQDHPAQPSAELDPVEEAKRWHAALWRAGVTCDLAHPEGDLSGYRLVLVPMVYLVSDAGAAGLAEFTRRGGVTLVGPYSGIVDEHDRVRLGGYPGAWRDLLGVRVEEFFPLERPIALESGGRGTVWSELAHAAGAEVLDAYATGGPAWTRNEHGAGAAHYLTTRLDDAGLARVLAAVCAEAGVRPAAEAPPGVEVVRRAHPGGRSFLFAVNHTGADAVVTTAGGVRATVAAGDVLILRED; encoded by the coding sequence ATGCCGGATGTCATCGCCTACGGCGGCGACTGGAACCCCGAGCAGTGGCCCGAGGAGACGTGGCGGCAGGACGTCGCGCTCATGCGCGAGGCCGGCGTCAACCGGGTCAGCGTCGGGATCTTCTCCTGGTCCGCGCTGGAGCCCGCCGAGGGGGTCTACGAGTTCGGCTGGCTCGACCGCGCGCTCGACCTGCTGGCCGCCGCCGGCATCCGCGCCAACCTGGCCACCCCCACCGCCTCGCCGCCCCCGTGGTTCGCCGCCGCCTACCCCGAGGCGCTGCCCGTGGACGCCGACGGCCGCCGCCTGCACCACGGCAGCAGGCAGGCGTTCTGCCCCAGCTCCCCGATCTACCGCGACCGCGCGCTGCGCATCGCCGAGCGGGTCGCCACCCGCTACGCCGAGCACCCGGCGCTCGCCCTGTGGCACGTGCACAACGAGTACGGCTGCCACAACGCCCGCTGCTGGTGCGACGCCTCGGCGGCGGCCTTCCGCGCCTGGCTGCGCCTCCGTCACGGCTCGCTCGACGAGCTGAACGACGCCTGGGGCACCGCCTTCTGGTCCCAGCGGTACGGCGACTGGGAGGAGATCCTGCCGCCCCGGGCCACCCCCAGCTTCACCAACCCGGGCCAGCAGCTCGACTTCCGCCGCTTCAGCTCCGACGCCCTGGTCGAGCTCTACACCGCCGAGCGCGACCTGCTCAGGTCCGTCGCCCCCGGCGTGCCCGTCACCACCAACCTCATGGCCGGCGCCCACTGGGACATGGACTGCTGGGCCTTCGCCGCCGAGCTGGACGTGGTCTCCACCGACCACTACCTCGTCGGCGCCCGCCAGGAGCCGCACATCGACCTGGCCTTCGCCGCCGACTACGCCCGCTCGCTGAACGGCGGCCGGCCCTGGCTGCTGATGGAGCACTCCACCAGCGCCGTCAACTGGCAGCCGCGCAACCTCGCCAAGGCGCCCGGCGAGCTGCGCCGCAACTCCCTGCAGCACCTGGCGAGGGGCGCGGACGGCATCATGTTCTTCCAGTGGCGCCAGTCCCGGGCCGGCGCGGAGAAGTGGCACTCGGCGATGCTGCCGCACGCCGGCCCGGACACCAAGATCTTCCGCGAGGTCACGGCCCTCGGCGCGGAGCTGGCCGGGCTCGGCGAGGTGGCCGGCAGCCGGGTGCGCGCCGACGTCGCGATCCTGCTCGACCACGCCAGCGTCTGGGCGCAGGACCACCCCGCCCAGCCGAGCGCCGAGCTGGACCCGGTCGAGGAGGCCAAGCGCTGGCACGCCGCCCTGTGGCGGGCCGGCGTCACCTGCGACCTGGCCCACCCGGAGGGCGACCTGAGCGGCTACCGGCTGGTGCTGGTCCCCATGGTGTACCTGGTGAGCGATGCGGGGGCGGCCGGGCTGGCGGAGTTCACCCGCCGGGGCGGGGTGACGCTGGTGGGGCCGTACAGCGGGATCGTGGACGAGCACGACCGGGTCCGCCTCGGCGGCTACCCCGGCGCCTGGCGCGACCTGCTGGGCGTGCGGGTGGAGGAGTTCTTCCCGCTGGAGCGGCCGATCGCGCTGGAGTCGGGCGGGCGCGGCACCGTGTGGAGCGAACTGGCGCACGCCGCCGGGGCCGAGGTGCTGGACGCGTACGCGACGGGCGGGCCCGCCTGGACCCGCAACGAGCACGGCGCGGGCGCGGCCCACTACCTGACCACCCGCCTCGACGACGCCGGCCTGGCCCGCGTCCTCGCGGCGGTCTGCGCCGAGGCCGGCGTGCGCCCGGCCGCCGAGGCCCCGCCCGGGGTGGAGGTGGTCCGCCGGGCGCACCCGGGCGGCCGCTCGTTCCTGTTCGCCGTCAA
- a CDS encoding LacI family DNA-binding transcriptional regulator, protein MAMVSIKDVAAHAGVSPGTVSNVLNRPGKVAPATRERVEAAISELGFVRHGSASTLRAGHSRTIGLSVIDIGNPFFTEVAAGVEDVASELGYAVILGNSAGSPDKEDRNLRVLSEHRVRGVLITPSGEDPARLDRLREHGISVVLVDHPAHRPDQCAVAVDDVAGGRAAVAHLLAGGAREIACITGPLTIRQCVERREGAKEALRGAGLDPAGLRVVEAVTMTARAGEKAAAELLAGPLPEAVFCANDLLALGVLRALLRAGVRVPEDVALIGYDDIDFAAASTVSLSSMRQPTYQLGRIATELLLDECDNPDTHAHQHIMFQPELVARESTQ, encoded by the coding sequence ATGGCCATGGTCAGCATCAAGGACGTCGCCGCGCACGCCGGCGTCTCCCCCGGCACGGTCTCCAACGTACTGAACCGCCCCGGCAAAGTCGCCCCCGCCACCCGGGAGCGCGTCGAGGCGGCCATCAGCGAGCTGGGGTTCGTCCGGCACGGCTCGGCCTCGACCCTGCGCGCCGGCCACAGCAGGACGATCGGGCTCAGCGTGATCGACATCGGCAACCCGTTCTTCACCGAGGTCGCCGCCGGCGTCGAGGACGTCGCCAGCGAGCTGGGCTACGCCGTGATCCTCGGCAACTCGGCGGGCTCGCCCGACAAGGAGGACCGCAACCTGCGGGTGCTCTCCGAGCACCGGGTGCGCGGCGTGCTCATCACCCCCTCCGGCGAGGACCCGGCCCGGCTGGACCGGCTGCGCGAGCACGGCATCAGCGTGGTGCTCGTCGACCATCCCGCGCACCGGCCCGACCAGTGCGCGGTGGCCGTGGACGACGTGGCGGGCGGCCGGGCCGCCGTGGCGCACCTGCTGGCCGGGGGCGCGCGCGAGATCGCCTGCATCACCGGCCCGCTGACCATCCGCCAGTGCGTGGAGCGCCGCGAGGGCGCCAAGGAGGCGCTGCGCGGCGCCGGGCTCGACCCGGCCGGGCTGCGCGTGGTGGAGGCGGTCACGATGACCGCCCGCGCGGGCGAGAAGGCCGCCGCCGAGCTGCTGGCCGGGCCGCTGCCCGAGGCCGTCTTCTGCGCCAACGACCTGCTCGCGCTCGGCGTGCTGCGGGCGCTGCTGCGGGCCGGCGTGCGGGTGCCCGAGGACGTCGCGCTGATCGGCTACGACGACATCGACTTCGCCGCCGCCTCGACGGTGTCGCTGAGCTCGATGCGGCAGCCGACGTACCAGCTCGGGCGCATCGCCACCGAGCTGCTCCTGGACGAGTGCGACAACCCCGACACGCACGCCCATCAGCACATCATGTTCCAGCCGGAGCTGGTCGCGAGGGAGTCGACGCAATGA
- a CDS encoding rhamnulokinase, translating into MTRRFAAVDLGASSGRVMLADLSDGITLTEARRFPNGPVRVAGRLHWDILGLYREILAGLREAGPVASVGVDSWAVDYGLLDERGTLLGNPVHYRDERTAGVAERVAARLGAETLYETNGLQVLPFNTVYQLLADRLDGAATMLLIPDLLGYWLTGEIGAEVTNASTTGLLDVRTRTWAAPLIERLGLPARLFPPLRQPGEAIGALRPDVAAELGWSAPVRAVGSHDTASAVAAVPASGPAFAYVSCGTWSLAGVELPEPVLTPESRAANFTNEAGVDGTVRYLRNVMGLWLLQECLRGWPGADLGDLLKAAAGERPFAAVVNPDEPVFLPPGDMPARIAAECRRTGQAPPEGEAGYVRCVLESLALGHRRAVRQAMELSGHEVEVVHLVGGGSRNELLCQWTADACGLPVVAGPAEATTFGNVLVQARAAGLVSGPAEMRALVAAAEPLRRYEPAGDPRAWDEAAARVF; encoded by the coding sequence ATGACCCGCCGTTTCGCCGCCGTGGACCTCGGGGCCTCCAGCGGCCGGGTGATGCTGGCCGACCTGTCGGACGGCATCACGCTGACCGAGGCCCGCCGCTTCCCCAACGGCCCGGTCCGGGTGGCCGGCCGCCTGCACTGGGACATCCTCGGCCTGTACCGGGAGATCCTGGCCGGACTGCGCGAGGCCGGGCCGGTCGCCTCCGTCGGCGTCGACTCCTGGGCGGTCGACTACGGGCTGCTCGACGAGCGCGGCACGCTGCTCGGCAACCCCGTGCACTACCGCGACGAGCGCACGGCGGGCGTGGCCGAGCGGGTGGCCGCGCGGCTCGGCGCGGAGACCCTGTACGAGACCAACGGCCTGCAGGTGCTGCCGTTCAACACCGTCTACCAGCTCCTCGCCGACCGGCTCGACGGCGCGGCCACCATGCTGCTCATCCCCGACCTGCTCGGCTACTGGCTGACCGGCGAGATCGGCGCGGAGGTCACCAACGCCTCCACCACGGGCCTGCTCGACGTGCGCACCAGGACGTGGGCGGCGCCGCTGATCGAGCGGCTGGGCCTGCCCGCGCGGCTGTTCCCGCCGCTGCGGCAGCCGGGCGAGGCGATCGGCGCGCTGCGCCCCGACGTGGCGGCCGAGCTCGGCTGGTCGGCCCCGGTGCGGGCGGTGGGCTCGCACGACACGGCCTCGGCCGTGGCCGCCGTGCCCGCGAGCGGCCCCGCCTTCGCCTACGTCTCGTGCGGCACCTGGTCGCTCGCCGGGGTGGAGCTGCCGGAGCCGGTGCTGACGCCCGAGAGCCGGGCCGCGAACTTCACCAACGAGGCCGGCGTCGACGGCACCGTCCGCTACCTGCGCAACGTCATGGGCCTGTGGCTGCTGCAGGAGTGCCTGCGCGGCTGGCCCGGCGCCGACCTCGGCGACCTGCTGAAGGCCGCGGCCGGCGAGCGGCCGTTCGCCGCCGTGGTCAACCCGGACGAGCCGGTGTTCCTGCCGCCGGGCGACATGCCGGCCAGGATCGCCGCCGAGTGCCGCCGCACCGGCCAGGCCCCGCCGGAGGGCGAGGCCGGCTACGTGCGGTGCGTGCTGGAGAGCCTGGCGCTCGGCCACCGGCGGGCGGTGCGGCAGGCGATGGAGCTGTCGGGGCACGAGGTCGAGGTCGTCCACCTGGTGGGCGGCGGCTCGCGCAACGAGCTGCTGTGCCAGTGGACCGCCGACGCCTGCGGGCTGCCGGTGGTGGCCGGCCCGGCGGAGGCCACCACGTTCGGCAACGTGCTGGTGCAGGCGCGCGCGGCCGGGCTGGTGTCCGGGCCGGCCGAGATGCGGGCGCTGGTGGCCGCGGCCGAGCCGCTGCGCCGCTACGAGCCCGCGGGCGACCCCCGCGCCTGGGACGAGGCCGCCGCCCGGGTGTTCTGA
- a CDS encoding NUDIX hydrolase family protein: MTEKTETTPAWLSPEELESVRGRMPILYVDAVPVRVNESGVVTHVGLLLRIASDGTVSRALVSGRVLHHERVRDALLRHLEKDLGPVALPQIPVSPQPFTVAEYFPTPGVTPYHDPRQHAVSLAYIVPVAGDCRPRQDALDLVWFTPEEAASAAVQQEMTGGQGVLLKQALAHVGRLG; this comes from the coding sequence ATGACCGAAAAGACCGAAACGACGCCCGCCTGGCTGTCACCGGAAGAGCTGGAGTCGGTACGCGGCCGGATGCCGATCCTCTACGTCGACGCCGTCCCGGTGCGGGTGAACGAGAGCGGCGTGGTCACCCACGTCGGCCTGCTGCTGCGCATCGCGTCGGACGGGACGGTCAGCAGGGCGCTCGTCTCGGGGCGGGTGCTGCACCACGAGCGGGTGCGCGACGCGCTGCTGCGCCACCTGGAGAAGGACCTCGGGCCGGTGGCGCTGCCGCAGATCCCGGTCTCGCCGCAGCCGTTCACCGTGGCCGAGTACTTCCCGACGCCGGGGGTCACGCCCTACCACGACCCTCGGCAGCACGCCGTGTCGCTGGCCTACATCGTGCCGGTCGCGGGCGACTGCCGGCCCCGTCAGGACGCCCTCGACCTGGTGTGGTTCACGCCCGAGGAGGCGGCCTCGGCGGCGGTGCAGCAGGAGATGACCGGCGGCCAGGGAGTGCTGCTCAAGCAGGCCCTCGCGCACGTCGGCCGGCTCGGCTGA
- a CDS encoding peptidoglycan recognition protein family protein gives MELITRGEWHAKKPTAAYTRLSSTRGVKIHYTGGKVPADLPEPGNHDRCLDLVRDIQRMHMAGGRGERYIDIGYNMVCCPHRHLFVGRGPHHLPAANGAGLNSEHYAVLALLGDSGFTEPNDDLLNALVDAIEYLREHGDAGDEVKGHRDGYETSCPGDPLYRWVREGAARP, from the coding sequence ATGGAGCTCATCACCCGGGGGGAGTGGCACGCGAAGAAGCCCACCGCGGCCTACACCCGCCTGTCCTCCACCAGAGGCGTGAAGATCCACTACACGGGCGGCAAGGTGCCCGCCGACCTGCCCGAGCCGGGGAACCACGACCGCTGCCTCGACCTCGTACGCGACATCCAGCGCATGCACATGGCGGGCGGGCGGGGCGAGCGCTACATCGACATCGGCTACAACATGGTGTGCTGCCCCCACCGCCACCTGTTCGTCGGCCGGGGGCCGCACCACCTGCCCGCCGCCAACGGCGCCGGCCTCAACTCCGAGCACTACGCGGTGCTCGCGCTGCTCGGCGACTCCGGCTTCACCGAGCCCAACGACGACCTGCTCAACGCGCTGGTCGACGCCATCGAATACCTCCGCGAGCACGGCGACGCCGGCGACGAGGTCAAGGGCCACCGCGACGGCTACGAGACCTCCTGCCCCGGCGACCCGCTCTACCGCTGGGTGCGCGAGGGCGCCGCCCGCCCGTGA
- a CDS encoding arylsulfatase: MINGPSRRALLAGTLAGTFTGLAAPAALSSPAEAGTGLPFRPNIVVILADDLGWGELGSYGQRLIRTPNLDRMAAEGVRFTDAYSGAPLCAPARCAMLTGLHAGHGTVRENPEGGPQHALTAADLTFGELLQLSGYRTACFGKWGFGPEQAGQPSHPNERGFEEFFGYIGHRHAHQYFPKYLWHNGEKVRLDGRQYAPDLFRERAVAFIREQRDRDRPYLLYYPTNLPHSPSEVPGTAGVYEREPWTRANRRHAAQVSRLDADVATLLRTLRETGQAEHTLVLFTSDNGPHREKGVTPWLFDSNGPWRADKRDVYEGGIRVPLIAWSPRLRPRVVRRPVAGWDLLPTLADLAGVPVPANLDGVSYRGLLSGAGAPRHEFLIWNRPRKAQAIRRGRWKAVRFEPHISGAGPEGRVELYDLSTDRGEAHDLAAERPELAEELMATLDSAIGPDPRLPYGLRSEVAGDEVVVTLENGSAVPWDDVVLGLDGARQARASKVRRVEPGMAISVGFPLPAAGRERLVARAAFRALGRTQLFRRAHGRSALAAR; encoded by the coding sequence GTGATCAACGGGCCCTCCCGCCGTGCTCTCCTCGCCGGAACCCTCGCCGGAACCTTCACCGGCCTCGCCGCGCCCGCCGCGCTGTCCTCGCCCGCCGAGGCCGGCACCGGCCTGCCGTTCCGTCCCAACATCGTCGTCATCCTCGCCGACGACCTGGGGTGGGGCGAGCTCGGCAGCTACGGCCAGCGCCTGATCAGGACGCCGAACCTGGACCGGATGGCGGCCGAGGGCGTGCGGTTCACCGACGCGTACTCGGGGGCGCCGCTGTGCGCCCCCGCCCGCTGCGCGATGCTCACCGGGCTGCACGCCGGGCACGGCACCGTCCGCGAGAACCCCGAGGGCGGCCCCCAGCACGCGCTCACCGCCGCCGACCTCACCTTCGGCGAGCTGCTGCAGCTCTCGGGCTACCGCACCGCCTGCTTCGGCAAGTGGGGCTTCGGCCCCGAGCAGGCCGGGCAGCCCTCGCACCCGAACGAGCGCGGCTTCGAGGAGTTCTTCGGCTACATCGGCCACCGGCACGCCCACCAGTACTTCCCGAAGTACCTGTGGCACAACGGCGAGAAGGTGCGGCTCGACGGCCGGCAGTACGCGCCCGACCTGTTCCGCGAGCGGGCCGTCGCCTTCATCAGGGAGCAGCGCGACCGCGACCGGCCGTACCTGCTGTACTACCCGACGAACCTGCCGCACTCGCCGAGCGAGGTGCCCGGCACCGCCGGCGTCTACGAGCGCGAGCCCTGGACCAGGGCCAACCGGCGGCACGCGGCCCAGGTCTCCCGCCTCGACGCCGACGTCGCCACGCTGCTGCGCACGCTGCGCGAGACGGGGCAGGCCGAGCACACGCTGGTGCTGTTCACCAGCGACAACGGCCCCCACCGGGAGAAGGGCGTGACGCCCTGGCTGTTCGACTCCAACGGCCCCTGGCGGGCCGACAAGCGCGACGTGTACGAGGGCGGCATCCGCGTCCCGCTGATCGCCTGGTCGCCGCGGCTGCGCCCGCGCGTGGTGCGCCGGCCCGTGGCCGGCTGGGACCTGCTGCCCACGCTGGCCGACCTGGCCGGGGTGCCGGTCCCCGCCAACCTCGACGGCGTCTCCTACCGCGGCCTGCTCAGCGGCGCGGGCGCGCCCAGGCACGAGTTCCTGATCTGGAACCGGCCGCGCAAGGCCCAGGCCATCCGCCGCGGCCGGTGGAAGGCCGTGCGCTTCGAGCCGCACATCTCCGGCGCCGGGCCCGAGGGGCGGGTCGAGCTGTACGACCTGTCCACCGACCGCGGCGAGGCGCACGACCTGGCCGCCGAGCGGCCCGAGCTGGCCGAGGAGCTGATGGCCACGCTCGACTCCGCCATCGGGCCCGACCCGCGCCTGCCGTACGGGCTGCGCAGCGAGGTCGCCGGCGACGAGGTCGTGGTGACCCTGGAGAACGGCTCGGCCGTGCCCTGGGACGACGTCGTGCTGGGCCTGGACGGCGCCCGTCAGGCCCGCGCGAGCAAGGTGCGCCGGGTCGAGCCGGGCATGGCGATCTCGGTCGGCTTCCCGCTGCCCGCCGCCGGCCGCGAGCGCCTGGTGGCCCGCGCCGCGTTCCGGGCGCTCGGCCGCACGCAGCTCTTCCGCCGCGCGCACGGCAGGAGCGCCCTGGCCGCCCGTTGA
- a CDS encoding sulfotransferase family protein, with protein sequence MSWKYRANATLEGLTGYTLTRRLRKEPPKPPPPPKVPLELQRLPGDAVRPPVDPAHDRLLREPVFLLSSVRSGSTLLRVMLNSHSQVHSPIETHFRRITVGLGTDPVRQAMELLGHTHSDLEHLVWDRVLHRELARSGKPVLVEKTPSNVFVWRRLAACWPDARFVFLLRHPMSIVQSWHEADPVKRPMSEAVPRTLSYMTYLEEARTHLEGLTVRYESLVADPEAELRRLCRHLGVEWEPGMLHYGGKDHGGFVKGIGDWRDKIRSGTVVAGRPLPTPGEVPPELHDICRKWDYLR encoded by the coding sequence ATGAGCTGGAAGTACCGGGCCAACGCGACGCTAGAGGGCCTGACCGGATACACCCTGACCCGACGGCTGCGGAAGGAGCCGCCGAAGCCGCCGCCACCGCCGAAGGTGCCGCTGGAGCTGCAACGCCTGCCCGGCGACGCGGTACGGCCTCCGGTGGACCCGGCGCACGACCGGCTGCTGCGCGAGCCCGTCTTCCTGCTGTCGTCCGTGCGCTCGGGCTCGACGCTGCTGCGCGTGATGCTGAACAGCCACTCCCAGGTGCACTCGCCGATCGAGACGCACTTCCGGCGCATCACGGTCGGCCTCGGCACCGACCCGGTCCGCCAGGCCATGGAGCTGCTCGGCCACACCCACAGCGACCTGGAGCACCTCGTCTGGGACCGGGTGCTGCACCGCGAGCTGGCCCGCAGCGGCAAGCCGGTGCTGGTGGAGAAGACGCCGAGCAACGTGTTCGTCTGGAGGCGGCTGGCCGCCTGCTGGCCGGACGCCCGCTTCGTCTTCCTGCTGCGCCACCCGATGTCGATCGTGCAGTCCTGGCACGAGGCGGACCCGGTCAAGCGGCCGATGAGCGAGGCGGTGCCGCGCACGCTCAGCTACATGACGTACCTGGAGGAGGCGCGCACCCACCTGGAGGGGCTGACCGTGCGCTACGAGTCGCTGGTCGCCGACCCCGAGGCCGAGCTGCGCAGGCTGTGCCGGCACCTGGGCGTCGAGTGGGAGCCGGGCATGCTCCACTACGGCGGCAAGGACCACGGCGGCTTCGTCAAGGGCATCGGCGACTGGCGCGACAAGATCCGCTCCGGGACCGTCGTCGCCGGGCGCCCGCTGCCCACGCCCGGCGAGGTGCCGCCGGAGCTGCACGACATCTGCCGGAAGTGGGATTACCTGCGCTGA
- a CDS encoding MurR/RpiR family transcriptional regulator — MAEDAGTLLIRIRAAMPALRPSERRIAEAFAADPAGAANLSIADLAARCATSTTSVVRFYRRMGYAHYKDFTIDLTRAHAREELATSGMPEAAGDIDRHDSLAGIVSKVAMNETLSIADTARSLDMDALARAVALLGAARRIDTFGVGASALVGLDLQQKLVRIGRTAINWHDAHSAWTSAATLDGTCAAVAVSHSGSTVDTVEFLAIARKSGAATVAITNFLDSPLARAADVTLTTAARETKFRSGALGSRIAQLMVVDCLFTGVAQASYDESMQALRDTYAVVHARVVKRG; from the coding sequence ATGGCCGAGGACGCCGGGACCCTGCTGATCCGCATCCGCGCGGCCATGCCCGCGCTGCGGCCGTCCGAGCGGCGCATCGCCGAGGCGTTCGCCGCCGACCCCGCCGGCGCGGCCAACCTGTCCATCGCCGACCTGGCCGCCCGCTGCGCCACCTCCACCACCTCGGTCGTGCGCTTCTACCGGCGCATGGGCTACGCCCACTACAAGGACTTCACCATCGACCTGACCCGGGCCCACGCCAGGGAGGAGCTGGCCACCTCCGGCATGCCCGAGGCGGCCGGCGACATCGACCGGCACGACAGCCTGGCCGGCATCGTCTCCAAGGTCGCCATGAACGAGACGCTGTCCATCGCCGACACCGCCCGCTCCCTCGACATGGACGCCCTGGCCCGCGCCGTCGCGCTGCTCGGGGCCGCGCGCCGCATCGACACCTTCGGCGTCGGCGCCAGCGCGCTGGTCGGCCTCGACCTGCAGCAGAAGCTCGTCCGCATCGGCCGCACCGCGATCAACTGGCACGACGCCCACTCGGCGTGGACCTCGGCGGCCACCCTGGACGGCACCTGCGCCGCCGTGGCGGTCTCGCACAGCGGCTCCACCGTCGACACCGTCGAGTTCCTGGCCATCGCCCGCAAGTCGGGCGCCGCCACCGTCGCGATCACGAACTTCCTGGACTCCCCGCTGGCCCGGGCCGCCGACGTGACGCTCACCACGGCCGCCAGGGAGACCAAGTTCCGCTCCGGCGCGCTCGGCAGCCGCATCGCCCAGCTCATGGTGGTCGACTGCCTGTTCACCGGCGTCGCCCAGGCCAGCTACGACGAGTCGATGCAGGCGCTGCGCGACACGTACGCGGTGGTGCACGCCCGGGTGGTCAAAAGGGGCTGA
- a CDS encoding ABC transporter substrate-binding protein yields the protein MPRGTLSAAALAATLSLALTSCSSSSGPAPSAGATGAGGGKGLVVGVTSDPDTLFPWKATQFQAVNVLQNLYGTLTEFDKDLNVVPGLAESWRASDDGRTLTLKLRQGVMFADGSAFDSKDVKSSLDKIMDEATAAVARTSLASVKSVEAPDAGTVVLKLSGPDAALPANLATVNMAMLSSDDTEEKLNGTPNGTGPFTLGKRVPSQSLTLTRNDKYWGAEKPKAPTVEFRVIPDESSIVSAMQSGNVQLAVFNDPLVAQTAAGGGTITVAKTPQLNYHVLQLNARRGELKDVNVRLAMQCAIDRKQVLDTAALGEGEVTGPITAPAFKSDPGKRPCPARDLAKAAEYLGKAGKAGGVTVKAIVSQGEYATSVNEAQNLKAQLAEAKINLELEVLESGAFVDRWVAADFDAAVALNGGRPDPDGSYGRYFTSDGNLNKVAGYSSPTLDKLFAEGKATTDQAARKAIYDQVAAELENNAAWIWLFAGYTYTATTAGVQGFTPMANGSLQSLRATSVS from the coding sequence ATGCCCCGTGGCACGCTCTCCGCGGCCGCCCTCGCCGCGACGCTGTCCCTAGCCCTCACCAGCTGCTCGTCCTCCTCCGGGCCCGCCCCCAGCGCCGGCGCGACCGGCGCGGGCGGCGGCAAGGGGCTGGTGGTCGGCGTCACCTCCGACCCCGACACCCTCTTCCCCTGGAAGGCCACCCAGTTCCAGGCCGTCAACGTGCTGCAGAACCTGTACGGCACGCTCACCGAGTTCGACAAGGACCTCAACGTCGTGCCCGGGCTCGCCGAGTCGTGGCGGGCCTCCGACGACGGCAGGACGCTGACGCTGAAGCTGCGCCAGGGCGTCATGTTCGCCGACGGCAGCGCGTTCGACTCCAAGGACGTGAAGTCCTCCCTCGACAAGATCATGGACGAGGCCACCGCCGCCGTGGCGCGGACCTCGCTGGCGTCGGTGAAGTCGGTCGAGGCCCCCGACGCGGGGACGGTGGTGCTGAAGCTGTCCGGCCCCGACGCCGCGCTGCCCGCCAACCTGGCCACGGTCAACATGGCGATGCTCTCCTCCGACGACACCGAGGAGAAGCTGAACGGCACCCCCAACGGCACCGGCCCGTTCACGCTGGGCAAGCGGGTGCCGAGCCAGTCCCTCACCCTGACCAGGAACGACAAGTACTGGGGCGCGGAGAAGCCGAAGGCGCCGACGGTCGAGTTCCGGGTGATCCCCGACGAGTCGTCCATCGTCTCGGCCATGCAGTCGGGCAACGTGCAGCTCGCGGTCTTCAACGACCCGCTGGTGGCGCAGACCGCGGCGGGCGGCGGCACGATCACCGTCGCCAAGACGCCGCAGCTCAACTACCACGTGCTCCAGCTCAACGCGCGCCGCGGCGAGCTGAAGGACGTCAACGTGCGGCTGGCGATGCAGTGCGCCATCGACCGCAAGCAGGTGCTCGACACCGCCGCGCTCGGCGAGGGCGAGGTGACCGGTCCGATCACCGCGCCCGCCTTCAAGTCGGACCCGGGCAAGCGCCCCTGCCCGGCCCGCGACCTGGCCAAGGCCGCCGAGTACCTGGGCAAGGCGGGCAAGGCCGGCGGGGTGACGGTCAAGGCCATCGTCTCGCAGGGCGAGTACGCCACCTCCGTCAACGAGGCCCAGAACCTCAAGGCCCAGCTCGCCGAGGCCAAGATCAACCTGGAGCTGGAGGTGCTGGAGTCCGGCGCGTTCGTGGACCGCTGGGTGGCGGCCGACTTCGACGCGGCGGTCGCGCTCAACGGCGGCCGTCCCGACCCCGACGGCTCCTACGGCCGCTACTTCACCAGCGACGGCAACCTCAACAAGGTCGCCGGCTACAGCTCCCCCACGCTGGACAAGCTGTTCGCCGAGGGCAAGGCCACCACCGACCAGGCCGCCCGCAAGGCGATCTACGACCAGGTGGCCGCCGAGCTGGAGAACAACGCGGCCTGGATCTGGCTGTTCGCCGGCTACACCTACACCGCGACGACGGCGGGCGTGCAGGGCTTCACGCCGATGGCCAACGGCTCGCTGCAGTCGCTGCGCGCCACGTCCGTCTCCTGA